The genomic DNA GCTTGGAAGCAGCCATTCATTTAAAGAGTGCGTAACAGCTCACTAGTCGAGTGGACAAGCGCGGAAAATAATCGGGCATAAAGCACATTACCGAAGCTATGTTTTTCATATTTAATTATATGGAGAGGTAGGGGAGCATTCCAATATCGGCGAAGTTTATCTGCGAGGATAGATGGAGAGATTGGAAAAGCAAATGTAGGCATAAGTAACGATAAGACGGGTGAGAAACCCGTCCACCGAAAGACTAAGGGTTCCTGATCAACGCTAATCGGATCAGGGTTAGTCGGATCCTAAGGATAACCCGCAAGGGGCATTCGATGGGTAACTGGTTAATATTCCAGTACTATCTATTACTGCGATGCAGTGACGAAGTAGTGAAAGGCCTGCGTACTGACGGAATAGTACGTTGAATAGAGTAGGTATATGTTATATAGTAAAGTACGTATAGCATGCTGAAACTAGACAGTACCGAGCGTCTTCGGACAATCGGATAATGGCTGTAATCAGACTTCCGAGAAAACCTGCTAAGCTTCAGGTAATAGATAACCGTACCGTAAACCGACACAGGTAGTCGAGGAGAGAATCCTAAGGTGCTCGAGTGAATCATGGCTAAGGAATTCGGCAAAATGGTCTCGTAACTTCGGGAGAAGAGACGCCTGATGTAAGAATCAGGCCGCAGTGAAGAGGCCCAGGCGACTGTTTAACAAAAACACAGGACTATGCGAAATTGAAAGATGAAGTATATGGTCTGACACCTGCCCGGTGCCGGAAGGTTAAGGAAGGGGGTTAGTGCGTAAGTGCGAAGCTCTTGACTGAAGCCCCGGTAAACGGCGGCCGTAACTATAACGGTCCTAAGGTAGCGAAATTCCTTGTCGGGTAAGTTCCGACCTGCACGAATGGTGTAACGATCTGGGCACTGTCTCAGCCATGAGCTCGGTGAAATTGTAATTCCGGTGAAGATGCCGGATACCCGCAACGGGACGGAAAGACCCCGTGCACCTTTACTGCAACTTAACATTGGTTTTGGGTAAGTAATGTGTAGGATAGGTGGGAGACTATGAAGTGGCTTCGCCAGGAGTCGTGGAGTCAACCTTGAAATACCACCCTTTGCTTGCCTGGAATCTAATTCCGGGAACGGAAGACAGTGTTTGGTGGGTAGTTTGACTGGGGTGGTCGCCTCCAAAAGAGTAACGGAGGCTTTCAAAGGTACCCTCAGCACGCTTGGTAACCGTGCGTTGAGTGCAATAGCACAAGGGTGCTTGACTGTGAGACTGACAAGTCGAACAGGGTCGAAAGACGGATATAGTGATCCGGTGGTTCCGTATGGAAGGGCCATCGCTCAAAGGATAAAAGGTACGCCGGGGATAACAGGCTGATCTCCCCCAAGAGCTCATATCGACGGGGAGGTTTGGCACCTCGATGTCGGCTCGTCACATCCTGGGGCTGGAGAAGGTCCCAAGGGTTGGGCTGTTCGCCCATTAAAGTGGCACGCGAGCTGGGTTCAGAACGTCGCAAGACAGTTCGGTCTCTATCTGTTGCGGGCGTTAGAAATTTGCGGGGATCTGATTCTAGTACGAGAGGACCGAATCGGACGAACCTCTAGTGTACCTGTTGTGGCGCCAGCTGCACCGCAGGGTAGCTATGTTCGGAAGGGATAAGCGCTGAAAGCATCTAAGCACGAAGCCCACCTCAAGATGAGATTTCTTTTAAGGGTCGTGAGAGATGATCACGTAGATAGGTTACAGGTGTAAAGGCAGTAATGTCAAAGCCGAGTAATACTAATTACCCGTAAGCTTTCCATAATTTAAATAGAATGTTATCTTTTCCTCAATATGTTAAAGTTATATATGGTGACTATAGCGTGAGGGCTCACCTCTTCCCATTCCGAACAGAGAAGTTAAGCCTCACAGCGCCGATGGTACTGCCCGAAAGGGTGGGAGAGTAGGTCGTCGCCAACCCTTTAAAGTAAAAGCCTGTAGCTCTAAGTTACAGGCTTTTTTTATGTATATACTTCTCTTCTTTTTATTTTGTCTATGACGTTGATACCCCAAAATTCCTATATTGATAATCTGTACTATACGGACAAAAATTCTTGATTTTGAGAGACCCATTGCAAAAAAACAGGAATGGTGACTTGAATAATAGAACATCTGAATGAAGAAATTAGAAATTAGAATGTTACTAAAATTAATCGGTTTCTTTTTTTCTTTCAATTTACTTCACTATTCGATAGTTTAATTGTTCGAATGTTCTATTATTTTAAAACCCTGATTCTGTAAATGTTGGTAGGTGCATACAGCAAATTAAAAACTACTTCATGAAACAAAAATTTAGAAGTGGGTGACCAATTACACAAAACAGGAGAGTAGGTCGTCGCCAACCCTTTATGTAAAAGCCTGTAGCTCTAAGTTACAGGCTTTTTTTATGTATATACTTCTCTTCTTTTCCTCAATGTCTTCACACTTAATCTGTGTGTAATCAGCTCTTCTAATACAATTTAATCCCACTGATGAACTTTATTAGTGAATATATGTTTAAATTGTAAATAAAAATTACATAAAACATAAAACCCTATAACATGAGAGTATTAAATTATTTTTTATCCATATCTGCATTAATATTCTTAACATCCACTGTATATGCGAATGTTAATATTGTAAATGAAGTTGTTAAAGCAAATATAGAAAGTGAACAGGAAAGTTTTAAAATAGTAAAAGTAGTCGAAGGTTTAGAACATCCATGGGCAGTAAACTGGCTGTCTGAAGACATGATGATTATAACTGAAAGACCCGGAAGTATGTATTTAGTAACCAATGATAATGTTCATAAACTTGGGAATTTACCTGTAATAGATACTGACGAAGACCAATTAACAGCTCCTCAGGGTGGTAATCAGGGAGGTTTATTAGATGTAGTCCCTCACCCGAATTATCAGGAAAATGGATGGATTTACTATACTTTGTCCAGTCCGGGTGATGCTGATGCAGTTGTCTCAGATGATGATTACGGTACCGGTACGGCTTTAGTAAGATCAAGAATTGATTTTGATAATTATGAATTAAAGGATACTGAATTTTTATATGTTCAAATGCCAAGAACAAATCCCGGGAGACATTATGGTTCAAGAATTGTTTTTCCGGGAGATGGAACAGTTATATTTTCAATTGGAGACAGAGGTCTGAGATCACCTTCTCAGGATTTAACAAATCCAATTGGTTCATTTATCAGACTTATGGATGATGGCAGCATTCCGGAGGATAATCCGTTTATTGGAATGCCACCCGGTAATATTAGACCTGAGATTTTCTCTTTTGGCCACCGTAATAATCAGGGAATTGCGATTTGTCCTGAAACAAATGAAATATGGTCAACAGAACATGGTCCTTATGGTGGAGATTTACTTCATAAAGTGTCTATGGGGAATAATTATGGCTGGCCATATGTTGCCTATGGCGTGGAATATTCCACTAAACAACCCATTGGGGTTTCTCAAAATAACCCGGGGGTTCAAAGTCCTTATTATATTTGGGAAGAATCTATGGCACCATCAGGCCTGACTTTTTATACCGGTGATGTGTTTGAAAATTGGAATGGAAATTTATTTGCGGGTTCTTTACTCAGAGAAGAAATCAAAAGGATTGTTATACAAAATGATGAAGTAGTTCATGTTGAAGTTTTGTTTTCCGAATTGGTAGGTAGAGTTAGAGATGTAAGACAAGGTCCGGATGGTTTTATATATTTTATTACCGATCAGTCTGACGGCGGAGTTTACCGGATTGAGAGTAATTAGTAAAAACTTAA from Chitinophagaceae bacterium includes the following:
- a CDS encoding PQQ-dependent sugar dehydrogenase, whose protein sequence is MRVLNYFLSISALIFLTSTVYANVNIVNEVVKANIESEQESFKIVKVVEGLEHPWAVNWLSEDMMIITERPGSMYLVTNDNVHKLGNLPVIDTDEDQLTAPQGGNQGGLLDVVPHPNYQENGWIYYTLSSPGDADAVVSDDDYGTGTALVRSRIDFDNYELKDTEFLYVQMPRTNPGRHYGSRIVFPGDGTVIFSIGDRGLRSPSQDLTNPIGSFIRLMDDGSIPEDNPFIGMPPGNIRPEIFSFGHRNNQGIAICPETNEIWSTEHGPYGGDLLHKVSMGNNYGWPYVAYGVEYSTKQPIGVSQNNPGVQSPYYIWEESMAPSGLTFYTGDVFENWNGNLFAGSLLREEIKRIVIQNDEVVHVEVLFSELVGRVRDVRQGPDGFIYFITDQSDGGVYRIESN